In Camelus dromedarius isolate mCamDro1 chromosome 16, mCamDro1.pat, whole genome shotgun sequence, the genomic stretch CTCCCTAGTGTCCTTCAGCCAGCCTCAAACCATTGTGCTTTTCTTCCCCAGTGGAGCAGGGTTCCCAAAATGAAGGCCCCTTGCCCAGAGGGGCCCGGGAGCGCTTTGCTGCATCACCACCAAGTGGACGGAGGGCTGGGCATCCAGGGTGCTCTCGGGGGCGTACTCCTTACTGGGGTCCTTGCCTCGGCAGTCATACAGCACGCAGGAGATGAGGAAAACCAGGAGCAAGATGACGTAGCTCGCAATGAGGATGATCAGGTTCAAGGTGACAGGGTCCATCTCCAAGTAAAACTCCATCACGTCGCTGACGGTTGGGAAGTGGGTCTAGAGAAAGGTGGTGGGGCCAGTTTGGGGGTTGCCTGGAGCAAACCCTCGTCCGTAGGAACAGCTACATTGGCTCgggaataaaaatacattaatccCCACTCTTCCGGGAGCCTCCCAGATTAAAGCTGCTTGGTTTAATAACTTAAGCTCTTGCTGTTAATACTACAGCCACCAAAGCACAGACGCTGTCTCTCATCAGTTCACCaatgcagagagagaaagagaggggtggTTTTTGTGTTACCAAAGTGTGGTAGGTAAGCAAGGGTTCCATATAATTCAGTGTCCAAACAGGCAGCTGTGGTGAGCAAAAGTCAGGGCTGTTAATAAGCACACTGGTAAAAGTTGGATTGTCCTGGAAAAATTGTGAAATATGGTCCCTGTTTATATAAGGGAggttgattttttattttctttttattaaagtatagctgatttacaatattatattattttcaggtatacaatgtagtgattcaatatttttagagATTCTATGGCAtctaaagttattataaaatattggctgtattccctgtacTATTCAATATATCCttgcatcttatttattttatacatagtagtttatacctcttaatcccctacctccaTCCTGCCCTTCCACGCTTCCCTCTTTCcacaggtaaccactagtttattctctatatctgtcagtctgtttctgtttatttacatttgtttgtctattttttttcgatttcacacataagtgatatcaaacagtatttgtctttctctaacttattccactaagcataataccctccaggtccatccctgttgttgcaaatggcaaatttcattcttttttatggctgacctatatgtgtgtgtgtgtgtgtgtgtgtgtgtgtgtgtgtgtgtgtctgtgtgtgtgtatctcacgtcttctttatccagtcacctgctgatggacacttatgctgcttccatgtcttggctattgtaaatggtgctgctgtgaacactggagtgcatgtatctttccaaattagtgtttttgttttcttgggatatatacccaggagtggaattgttggatcatatggtagttctatttttagttttttgaggagcctttgtactgttttccatagtgactgcaccggtttacattcccaccagcagtgcacaagggttccctcttctccacatcctccccaatgCTCGTTgtctgtgttctttttgatgatgacaATTCTGACAGGCTTGAGGTGAAGTCTCTTTGtggtttttaatttactttgtccccatgattagtgatgttgagcatcttttcatgtttggaaaaatatcttcttctgtccattttttcatgtttttttttttttttgatattgagttgtatgagctgtttatatattttggatattaaccccttgttagtcacatcacttgcaaatattttttcccattcagtaggttgtctttttggtttgttgatggtttcttttgctgtgcaaaagcatttaagcttaattaggtcctatttgtttatttttgcttttgtttcctttgcataTAAGCGAGGTTTAAATACCAAGTATCCATCTTTGGGGTGATTTGGTTCTTGGGAATGGATGTGTTTCTTTAATAAGAGGAACACACCCCGTGCATGACATGTTCACGCTTTCTGCCTTTGTTGGTTgcctcattcattaattcaaaaatactttttga encodes the following:
- the SMIM36 gene encoding small integral membrane protein 36 — translated: MEFYLEMDPVTLNLIILIASYVILLLVFLISCVLYDCRGKDPSKEYAPESTLDAQPSVHLVVMQQSAPGPLWARGLHFGNPAPLGKKSTMV